The following proteins come from a genomic window of Candidatus Woesearchaeota archaeon:
- a CDS encoding MGMT family protein, whose protein sequence is LLKKVPAGKVTTYKDIAHALHSKAYRAVGTAMHKNPHSFCEGGDVPCHRVVNSDGTPGSFAFGTAKKKELLQQEGVEVRNGKIDLTRFRVRL, encoded by the coding sequence AACTTCTCAAAAAAGTTCCAGCAGGAAAAGTGACGACGTACAAAGATATTGCTCACGCACTTCATTCAAAAGCATACCGCGCTGTGGGAACAGCAATGCACAAAAACCCCCACAGTTTCTGTGAAGGAGGAGATGTTCCTTGCCATCGCGTGGTGAACTCAGACGGAACACCAGGAAGTTTTGCTTTTGGAACTGCAAAGAAAAAAGAGCTTCTTCAACAAGAAGGTGTTGAAGTAAGAAATGGGAAAATAGATCTTACGCGTTTTAGAGTTCGTCTATGA